One window of Magallana gigas chromosome 2, xbMagGiga1.1, whole genome shotgun sequence genomic DNA carries:
- the LOC136272699 gene encoding uncharacterized protein, translating to MNGGAVSWPAPKSLVILILLLYTRILDCKTLAKSAPQALVFGGNGLLGASTVEKLLVGGFHVTTINRGNWYWDSGIKIKPRVHHVTCDRLLSLKSCKEIAALSKSKFDVAVDFSGYHRFQIQEVFDIWQDRIGLYIYISSDSVFEVCNKSHDGYSRETDAVRPNNVLIREEYAKKDSYGHRKLLCEEELQFQNMKWGVPFVSLRLPDVIGPRDNTYRWWIYQLMIRLYPHLNSDIKLPRSFCEKPLSLVHSDDVAEVIFDLCSQNPEKFAHGKAYNLAFKENPSLFELLDLMKSELEMPDVPVTCGEEPGVHLYPSVTLGPVNTSLAERELSWNPTPLTETVKELVIFYESASRNPEFRREQEGMLNSAHIARNQQDMSKAFNKVYLTVSMRDEL from the coding sequence ATGAACGGCGGAGCGGTTTCTTGGCCAGCGCCGAAAAGTTTGGTCATTCTGATCTTGCTGCTGTACACAAGGATACTCGACTGTAAAACTTTGGCAAAGAGTGCACCACAAGCTTTAGTGTTTGGAGGCAATGGCTTACTTGGAGCAAGCACAGTCGAAAAGCTTCTGGTGGGAGGATTCCACGTCACCACAATCAACAGAGGAAACTGGTACTGGGATTCTGGCATCAAAATCAAGCCACGTGTACATCATGTGACCTGTGATCGTCTGCTATCTCTCAAATCCTGCAAAGAGATCGCAGCGCTATCGAAATCAAAGTTTGACGTGGCAGTTGATTTTAGTGGTTACCACCGATTTCAAATTCAAGAAGTCTTTGATATTTGGCAGGACAGAATAggactatatatttacattagttCTGACTCGGTGTTTGAGGTGTGCAATAAAAGCCACGATGGATACTCCCGAGAAACTGATGCCGTTAGACCAAACAATGTTCTTATACGGGAAGAGTATGCAAAGAAAGATAGCTATGGTCATAGAAAACTGTTATGCGAAGAGGAGCTACAGTTCCAGAATATGAAATGGGGAGTACCGTTTGTGTCCCTGCGATTACCTGACGTCATTGGCCCCCGGGACAACACGTACAGGTGGTGGATCTACCAGCTGATGATCCGCCTATATCCTCATTTGAACTCCGATATCAAATTACCCAGATCTTTTTGCGAGAAGCCGTTAAGTTTAGTACATTCCGATGACGTAGCTGAGGTCATATTCGACTTATGTTCACAAAATCCAGAAAAGTTTGCTCACGGAAAAGCTTATAACTTAGCATTCAAGGAAAATCCAAGTCTCTTTGAGTTGCTTGATTTGATGAAGTCGGAGCTTGAAATGCCGGATGTTCCAGTGACGTGTGGCGAAGAGCCAGGGGTTCACCTCTATCCATCGGTGACCCTAGGGCCAGTGAATACATCTCTGGCCGAGCGGGAACTGAGCTGGAACCCCACCCCGCTCACCGAGACCGTGAAAGAACTAGTAATCTTTTACGAGTCCGCATCTCGCAATCCAGAATTCAGAAGAGAGCAGGAGGGAATGTTGAATTCAGCACACATTGCCAGAAACCAACAAGACATGTCCAAAGCTTTCAACAAGGTGTATTTGACTGTGTCCATGAGAGACGAGCTGTGA
- the LOC105341364 gene encoding transmembrane protein 272 yields MYSDPESQRVPPIEPPPSYESIYGRVKAAQQEAESKPQFFKKLLTIIMGTLGCTICLGIILAVPVSMIVMGSLYFNDCPAEWRIPLYLIVGGSVGIIKNFSSLCQKVKNDKDNAEDENVKTTKFDSLLNCFLLSWFIFGNVIIYRTYGHFSPDKTVSPYNYCDQTLFDYAFWLTTSFYILLGTSCCCICFCGCLASLLGGDKAT; encoded by the exons ATGTACTCTGACCCTGAGAGTCAAAGGGTCCCACCCATTG AGCCTCCCCCCTCCTATGAGTCCATCTATGGCCGAGTGAAAGCTGCTCAGCAGGAGGCAGAATCCAAGCCTCAGttctttaaaaagttattgacCATCATCATGGGAACTT TGGGATGCACAATTTGCTTGGGAATAATACTTGCTGTCCCAGTATCCATGATTGTTATGG GAAGCCTGTATTTCAATGACTGCCCAGCTGAGTGGCGAATTCCTCTGTACCTAATCGTGGGTGGTTCTGTTGGTATTATCAAAAACTTCTCCAGTCTGTGTCAGAAAGTGAAAAATGACAAAGACAATGCAGAAGATGAGAATGTGAAAACCACAAAGTTTGACTCCTTGTTGAATTGTTTCCTGTTATCTTGGTTTATTTTTG gAAATGTCATTATATACAGAACGTATGGCCACTTCTCGCCTGACAAGACTGTGAGCCCCTACAACTACTGTGATCAGACCCTGTTTGACTACGCCTTCTGGCTGACTACCTCCTTCTACATACTGCTTGGGACCTCCTGCTGCTGTATCTGCTTCTGTGGCTGTCTGGCCAGCCTTTTAGGGGGAGATAAAGCTacctag